The following proteins are encoded in a genomic region of Oncorhynchus kisutch isolate 150728-3 linkage group LG6, Okis_V2, whole genome shotgun sequence:
- the LOC109892357 gene encoding progestin and adipoQ receptor family member 3-like has protein sequence MPHKLLKLLLGSYQWLASYWPVLMPRGIRLYTFEQIPLFMKENPYITDGYRARLQSKLCLKSIFVLSNETVNIWTHLLGFLLFFLLGVNDMSTVLPASGANREDYVIYCIALFCFQVCMLCSAGYHMFSCHLSEKTCHRWLALDFVGISVGILGCYIPGVFYAFYCITFWRQVYLVTALALILAVFLAQIHPHYHSKEWRHQRTAIFCSVAGYGIIPAGHWVWLNEGLGSAVVQLFLPRVIVMYLIAGAAFLFYISKIPERCFPGQLNYLGASHQVWHVLVVFLLYWWHQTAVYIMKFRHSQPCPPFYTQPGLID, from the exons ATGCCTCATAAACTCCTCAAGTTACTCCTGGGAAGTTACCAGTGGCTGGCCAGTTACTGGCCCGTCCTTATGCCGAGGGGAATCCGCCTGTACACATTTGAACAGATCCCATTATTCATGAAAGAAAACCCATACATTACAGATGGATACAGAGCCCGTTTACAATCCAAACTTTGTTTAAAAAG CATCTTTGTGCTGTCCAATGAAACAGTCAACATATGGACTCATCTGTTGGGCTTCCTCCTGTTCTTCCTACTGGGGGTGAATGACATGTCTACAGTCCTGCCGGCTTCAGGTGCCAACAGAGAAGACTATGTCATCTACTGCATAGCACTCTTCTGCTTtcag GTGTGTATGCTGTGTTCTGCAGGGTATCACATGTTCTCCTGCCACCTCTCAGAGAAGACGTGTCACCGCTGGTTGGCGCTGGACTTCGTTGGAATCTCTGTGGGAATCCTGGGCTGTTACATTCCAGGGGTCTTCTATGCCTTCTACTGCATCACT TTCTGGAGACAGGTGTACCTGGTGACTGCTCTAGCGTTGATATTGGCCGTGTTCTTAGCTCAGATCCACCCTCACTACCACTCTAAGGAGTGGCGACACCAGCGTACTGCCATCTTCTGCTCCGTGGCTGGCTACGGGATCATCCCCGCCGGCCACTGGGTCTGGCTCAATGAAGGCCTCGGCTCAGCTGTCGTCCAG tTGTTCCTCCCTCGTGTGATTGTGATGTATTTGATAGCTGGAGCTGCGTTCCTCTTTTACATCTCTAAAATCCCAGAACGCTGCTTCCCAG GTCAACTGAACTATCTGGGTGCCAGCCACCAGGTGTGGCATGTCCTTGTGGTGTTTTTGCTCTACTGGTGGCACCAGACTGCTGTATATATCATGAAATTCAGGCACAGCCAGCCATGCCCTCCTTTCTAcacccagcctggtctcatagactag